A window from Staphylococcus succinus encodes these proteins:
- the atpE gene encoding F0F1 ATP synthase subunit C: MNLIAAAIAIGLSALGAGIGNGLIVSRTVEGVARQPEARGQLMSIMFIGIGLVEALPILGLVISFIVMFM, from the coding sequence ATGAATTTAATCGCAGCAGCAATCGCAATCGGTTTATCAGCACTAGGAGCAGGTATTGGTAATGGTCTTATCGTTTCAAGAACAGTAGAAGGTGTCGCTCGTCAACCAGAAGCACGTGGACAGTTAATGTCAATTATGTTTATCGGTATTGGTTTAGTTGAAGCATTACCTATCCTTGGTCTTGTAATTTCATTCATCGTAATGTTCATGTAA
- a CDS encoding F0F1 ATP synthase subunit B, which produces MTATTNMFVLGAAEVSGVQWGTALVTFVTFLVLLALLKKFAWGPLKEVMDKRERDINKDIDDAEQAKLNAQKLEEQNKQTLKETQDEVQKILEDSKIQARKQHEEIIHEANIRANGMVETAQNEINSQKERAIADINNQVSELSVLIASKVLQKEISEKDQKELVEKYIKEAGDK; this is translated from the coding sequence GTGACTGCTACGACAAATATGTTCGTACTTGGTGCAGCTGAAGTTTCAGGTGTTCAGTGGGGGACAGCACTTGTTACATTTGTAACATTTCTAGTCCTGCTGGCTTTATTGAAAAAATTCGCATGGGGTCCATTAAAAGAAGTAATGGATAAACGTGAACGCGATATTAATAAAGATATTGATGATGCCGAACAAGCTAAGCTAAATGCACAAAAGTTAGAAGAACAAAACAAACAAACACTAAAAGAAACACAAGATGAGGTTCAAAAGATTTTAGAAGACTCTAAAATTCAAGCACGCAAACAACATGAAGAAATTATTCATGAAGCAAATATTAGAGCAAATGGCATGGTTGAAACTGCACAAAATGAAATCAACAGCCAAAAAGAACGCGCTATTGCTGATATTAACAATCAAGTTTCTGAGCTTTCTGTATTAATAGCTTCTAAAGTATTACAAAAAGAAATTTCAGAAAAAGACCAAAAAGAATTAGTTGAAAAGTACATTAAAGAGGCAGGCGATAAATAA